From Halotia branconii CENA392, the proteins below share one genomic window:
- the uvrA gene encoding excinuclease ABC subunit UvrA: MSDNKLAASLNGHLPHPNQNDRNTIRIRGARQHNLKNIDLELPRDRLIVFTGVSGSGKSSLAFDTIFAEGQRRYVESLSAYARQFLGQLDKPDVEAIEGLSPAISIDQKSTSHNPRSTVGTVTEIYDYLRLLFGRAGEPHCPICDRSIAPQTIDEMCDRILELPDRTRFQILAPVVRGKKGTHRKLLSSLASQGFVRVRIDGEVRELSDSIELDKNLTHTIEVVIDRLVKKPDIQERLVDSLSTCLKQSGGIANIVVSQSSVVSSDNQQTTDKEQLTTDSEEELVFSENFACPVHGAVMEELSPRLFSFNSPYGACANCHGIGTLRRFAPDLVVPNPEAPIYAAIAPWSEKDNSYYLELLYSLGQAHGFELQTHWNNLTAEQQEIVLYGEKGERTAEARRTQSFKGAIPILQRQYEGGSELIKQKLEQYLVDQPCEVCGGKRLKAEALAVRLGQYGILDLTGVSIRDCQERTAQLKLSDRQMQIADLVLREIKARLQFLLDVGLDYLTLDRPAMTLSGGEAQRIRLATQIGSGLTGVLYVLDEPSIGLHQRDNGRLLKTLTKLRDLGNTLIVVEHDEETIRAANHIVDIGPGAGIHGGNIIAQGDLQALLTAEDSLTGAYLSGRRVINTPAERRAGNGRSLVINNAHRNNLRNIDVEIPLGELVAVTGVSGSGKSTLINELLYPSLQHHLTKKVPLPKQLQEIKGLNAVDKAIVIDQSPIGRTPRSNPATYTGVFDAIRDVFSQTVEAKARGYKPGQFSFNVKGGRCEACSGQGVNVIEMNFLPDVYVQCEICKGARYNRETLQVKYKDKSISDVLNMTVEESLEFFQNIPKAVTRLQTLYDVGLGYVKLGQPATTLSGGEAQRVKLATELSRRATGKTLYLIDEPTTGLSFYDVHKLLDVLQRLVDKGNSILVIEHNLDVIRCADWVIDLGPEGGDKGGEIIAVGTPEEIAKNSRSYTGQYLQQVLQHYPAIKK, translated from the coding sequence ATGTCAGATAACAAGCTAGCCGCATCCCTGAATGGACATCTTCCGCACCCCAACCAAAATGACCGGAACACGATTCGGATTAGGGGTGCTAGGCAGCATAATCTGAAAAATATTGATTTGGAATTGCCACGCGATCGCCTGATTGTATTTACTGGTGTATCTGGTTCGGGTAAGTCTTCTTTAGCTTTTGATACGATTTTTGCAGAAGGGCAACGTCGCTATGTTGAATCTCTTAGCGCCTACGCCCGGCAATTTTTAGGACAGTTGGATAAACCGGACGTGGAAGCAATTGAAGGCTTAAGTCCAGCAATTTCCATTGACCAAAAATCTACATCTCATAACCCCCGTTCTACAGTCGGGACGGTGACGGAGATTTACGATTATTTACGGTTGTTGTTTGGGCGGGCTGGTGAACCCCATTGTCCGATATGCGATCGCTCTATTGCACCCCAGACAATTGATGAGATGTGCGATCGCATTTTAGAGTTACCAGATCGCACTCGATTTCAAATTCTCGCCCCTGTTGTCCGCGGAAAAAAAGGCACTCACCGCAAGTTGTTATCTAGTCTTGCTTCCCAAGGTTTTGTCCGTGTACGGATTGATGGCGAAGTTCGAGAATTATCAGACTCGATTGAATTAGATAAAAATTTAACTCACACGATTGAGGTTGTAATCGACCGTTTGGTGAAAAAACCAGACATCCAAGAACGCTTGGTAGATTCTTTATCTACGTGTCTGAAGCAATCTGGTGGGATTGCTAATATTGTCGTTAGTCAGTCGTCAGTAGTCAGTAGTGATAATCAACAAACAACTGACAAGGAACAACTGACAACTGACAGCGAAGAAGAATTAGTGTTTTCGGAAAACTTTGCTTGTCCAGTACATGGGGCGGTGATGGAGGAATTATCACCGCGTTTGTTTTCGTTTAACTCGCCTTATGGCGCTTGTGCTAATTGTCATGGAATCGGGACTTTAAGAAGATTTGCACCAGATTTGGTAGTACCTAACCCTGAAGCACCAATTTATGCTGCGATCGCGCCTTGGTCAGAAAAAGATAATTCATATTATCTGGAATTACTTTATAGTTTGGGTCAAGCTCATGGGTTTGAGTTACAAACACATTGGAATAATTTGACAGCAGAACAACAAGAGATTGTTTTGTATGGGGAGAAGGGAGAACGAACCGCAGAGGCACGGAGGACACAGAGTTTTAAGGGTGCTATTCCCATTTTGCAGCGGCAATATGAAGGGGGTTCGGAGTTAATTAAGCAAAAATTAGAGCAGTATTTGGTTGATCAACCATGTGAGGTTTGTGGGGGGAAAAGGTTAAAGGCTGAGGCTTTGGCGGTACGGTTAGGACAATATGGAATTTTAGATTTAACTGGGGTATCAATTCGAGATTGTCAAGAAAGAACTGCTCAGTTAAAGTTGAGCGATCGCCAAATGCAAATTGCTGATTTAGTATTGAGAGAAATCAAAGCTAGATTGCAATTTTTGTTGGATGTAGGTTTAGATTACTTGACTCTTGATCGTCCGGCAATGACTCTTTCTGGTGGTGAAGCCCAACGGATTCGCCTTGCAACTCAAATTGGTTCTGGTTTAACTGGAGTTCTCTATGTTTTAGATGAGCCGAGTATTGGTTTACATCAACGAGATAATGGACGGTTACTCAAAACTTTAACTAAATTGCGTGATTTAGGTAATACATTAATTGTGGTTGAGCATGATGAAGAAACGATTCGTGCAGCTAACCATATTGTTGATATTGGGCCGGGTGCAGGAATCCACGGTGGGAATATTATCGCCCAAGGTGATTTACAGGCGTTGTTAACAGCAGAAGATTCCTTAACAGGTGCTTATTTATCTGGACGGCGAGTCATTAATACCCCAGCAGAACGTCGAGCAGGAAATGGGCGCAGTTTGGTAATTAATAATGCCCATCGTAACAACTTAAGAAATATTGATGTTGAAATACCATTGGGTGAACTTGTCGCTGTAACTGGTGTTTCAGGTTCAGGTAAATCGACTTTGATTAACGAATTACTTTACCCGTCACTGCAACACCACTTGACGAAGAAAGTTCCTTTACCGAAACAGTTACAGGAAATTAAGGGATTAAATGCAGTTGATAAAGCGATCGTTATCGATCAATCTCCAATTGGACGTACACCACGTTCCAATCCTGCAACTTACACAGGTGTTTTCGATGCGATTCGAGATGTATTTTCTCAAACAGTAGAAGCCAAAGCTAGGGGTTACAAACCTGGACAATTTTCTTTTAATGTTAAAGGTGGACGTTGCGAAGCTTGTAGCGGACAAGGTGTCAACGTCATCGAAATGAACTTTTTACCAGATGTTTATGTCCAATGTGAAATTTGTAAAGGTGCAAGATATAACCGTGAAACTTTGCAAGTAAAGTACAAAGATAAATCTATTTCTGATGTTCTCAATATGACAGTTGAGGAAAGTTTAGAGTTTTTTCAAAACATTCCTAAAGCTGTAACTCGTTTGCAAACTTTATATGATGTTGGTTTGGGTTATGTCAAACTTGGACAACCTGCGACTACATTATCTGGTGGTGAAGCGCAGCGGGTAAAATTAGCAACAGAACTATCACGCCGCGCTACAGGTAAAACGCTTTATTTAATAGATGAACCCACGACAGGTTTGTCTTTTTATGATGTCCACAAATTATTGGATGTGTTGCAACGTTTAGTGGATAAAGGCAATTCGATTTTAGTCATTGAACACAATTTAGATGTAATTCGTTGTGCTGACTGGGTGATTGATTTGGGGCCTGAAGGTGGCGATAAAGGGGGAGAAATAATTGCTGTAGGGACACCAGAGGAAATTGCCAAAAATTCCCGCTCTTATACGGGACAGTATTTGCAGCAGGTATTGCAGCATTATCCCGCGATCAAAAAATAG
- a CDS encoding type II toxin-antitoxin system RelE/ParE family toxin → MGRRRDELAPNLRSFSVNDYLIFYRTIEEGVEILRVVSGYQDLEGLFLGQNED, encoded by the coding sequence ATGGGACGTAGACGAGATGAATTAGCTCCTAATTTACGCAGCTTTTCTGTTAATGATTACCTAATTTTCTACCGTACAATTGAGGAAGGTGTTGAAATTTTACGTGTTGTTAGTGGGTATCAAGATTTGGAAGGTTTATTTTTAGGGCAGAATGAGGATTAG
- a CDS encoding type II toxin-antitoxin system HicB family antitoxin: MKFQVIFSFDSEYEGYIAEVPELPGCMSQGKTLDEAIENIKDAIKGYLYVQTQHGKPYFPQESQTFITEVVV; this comes from the coding sequence ATGAAATTCCAAGTAATTTTCAGTTTTGATTCAGAATATGAAGGATACATTGCTGAAGTTCCCGAACTTCCTGGCTGTATGAGTCAAGGCAAAACACTTGATGAAGCTATAGAAAATATTAAAGATGCTATTAAAGGATATCTATACGTTCAAACTCAACATGGTAAGCCTTATTTTCCTCAAGAATCACAAACATTTATCACAGAAGTTGTAGTATAA
- a CDS encoding type II toxin-antitoxin system HicA family toxin, with translation MTQNPPYQFQHHRELAPGLLRSLIRQAGITVDEFLENK, from the coding sequence ATGACTCAAAACCCACCTTATCAGTTCCAACATCATCGAGAACTAGCACCTGGATTATTAAGAAGTCTAATTCGACAAGCTGGAATTACAGTTGATGAGTTCCTCGAAAATAAATGA